One stretch of Caldinitratiruptor microaerophilus DNA includes these proteins:
- a CDS encoding DctP family TRAP transporter solute-binding subunit produces the protein MRWKPLAATIVAAALLAGCGSATKEGPKPGEAAAGQPAQKVTLTLSTPDPDSSSITEAAKHFAELVAEKSKGAVEIKVFPNGTLYNGDPNAAVKQLGAGSLDMLTLSTSLYANFDSRFTAISIPYLFDSTDQLLKYLNGEPGQELLAGLDRLQIKGLALWTRSFRQMTNSKRPITGPQDLKGLKFRVPNNPLWVEFFKAAGAAPTPMAFGEVYNALQLKTIDGQENPIDIARSAKFYEVQKYLTISNHMADGWVVGININKFASLPQDVQKILMEAAAETQSWKLRYDQEQDAQALEFLKSKGMEVNTLTPEQQQAFVDLAKPLYPKFAELVRDQAFFEKTLKFVGKAN, from the coding sequence ATGCGCTGGAAACCGCTCGCCGCGACCATCGTTGCTGCTGCCCTTCTCGCCGGCTGTGGCTCCGCCACCAAGGAGGGCCCGAAACCGGGTGAGGCCGCTGCCGGTCAGCCGGCCCAGAAGGTGACCCTGACGCTGTCGACCCCGGATCCGGACAGCTCCTCCATCACCGAGGCGGCCAAGCACTTCGCCGAGCTCGTGGCGGAAAAGAGTAAGGGCGCAGTCGAGATCAAGGTCTTCCCGAACGGCACCCTGTACAACGGCGACCCGAACGCCGCCGTGAAGCAGCTCGGCGCCGGCTCCCTGGACATGCTGACCCTCTCCACCTCGCTGTACGCGAACTTCGACTCCCGGTTCACAGCGATTTCCATCCCGTACCTCTTCGACAGCACCGACCAGCTGCTGAAGTACCTGAACGGTGAGCCGGGCCAGGAGCTGCTCGCCGGCCTTGACAGGCTCCAGATCAAGGGCCTTGCCCTCTGGACGCGGTCTTTCCGGCAGATGACCAACTCGAAGCGCCCGATCACCGGCCCGCAGGACCTCAAGGGCCTGAAATTCCGGGTCCCCAACAACCCGCTCTGGGTGGAGTTCTTCAAGGCTGCCGGCGCTGCCCCGACGCCCATGGCCTTTGGCGAGGTGTACAACGCCCTTCAACTGAAGACCATCGACGGCCAGGAAAACCCCATCGACATCGCCAGGAGCGCGAAGTTTTACGAGGTCCAGAAGTACTTGACCATCTCCAACCACATGGCCGACGGTTGGGTCGTGGGCATCAACATCAACAAGTTCGCGTCGCTGCCCCAGGACGTCCAGAAGATCCTGATGGAGGCCGCGGCAGAGACCCAGAGCTGGAAGCTGCGGTACGACCAGGAGCAGGACGCTCAGGCCCTCGAGTTCCTGAAGAGCAAGGGCATGGAGGTCAATACCCTCACGCCCGAGCAGCAGCAGGCGTTCGTCGACCTGGCCAAGCCCCTCTACCCCAAGTTCGCGGAGCTGGTGAGGGACCAGGCTTTCTTCGAGAAGACCCTGAAGTTCGTCGGCAAGGCCAACTGA
- the galE gene encoding UDP-glucose 4-epimerase GalE has product MATILVTGGAGYIGSHTVRALLDAGDSVVVVDDLSRGHREAVDPRAEFVQADAGDRERLAALLTGRPFDAVIHFAGLIAVGESMADPARYHHGNVVKSAALFDVLRAHGVTRVVFSSSAAVYGEPETVPIPEDHPLRPTSVYGETKLWVERMLAHYARAYGFRYVALRYFNAAGAHPDGTLGEAHDPETHLIPLAIGAALGTRPPLRIFGTDYPTPDGTAIRDYIHVCDLADAHLLAVRHLLAGAPGGVYNVGTGRGHSVREVLAAAELVTGRPVPAVEAPRRPGDPARLVAAPDRIRRELGWEPRYGLEDILRHAWRWHSRQGGGRSGSAGGWPGG; this is encoded by the coding sequence TTGGCCACGATTCTGGTCACGGGCGGAGCAGGGTACATCGGCAGCCACACGGTCCGCGCCCTCCTGGACGCCGGCGACTCCGTCGTGGTCGTGGACGACCTGAGCCGGGGACATCGGGAGGCCGTCGACCCCCGGGCGGAATTCGTGCAGGCAGATGCCGGCGACCGGGAGCGGCTGGCGGCTCTCCTGACCGGGCGGCCGTTCGACGCCGTGATCCATTTCGCCGGGCTCATCGCCGTGGGGGAGTCGATGGCTGACCCGGCCCGCTACCACCACGGAAACGTGGTCAAGAGCGCCGCGCTCTTCGACGTCCTCCGGGCGCACGGCGTCACGCGGGTCGTGTTCTCCTCGAGCGCGGCCGTCTACGGAGAGCCGGAGACCGTGCCGATCCCCGAGGACCACCCCCTCCGCCCGACCAGCGTCTACGGCGAGACGAAGCTGTGGGTCGAGCGCATGCTCGCACACTACGCCCGGGCGTACGGCTTCCGCTACGTGGCTCTCCGCTACTTCAACGCCGCCGGGGCACACCCCGACGGCACCCTCGGCGAGGCGCACGACCCCGAGACCCACCTCATCCCCCTGGCGATCGGGGCCGCCCTCGGGACCCGGCCGCCGCTCCGGATCTTCGGCACCGACTACCCCACCCCGGACGGCACGGCCATCCGGGACTACATCCACGTCTGCGACCTCGCTGACGCCCACCTCCTCGCCGTCCGCCACCTCCTCGCCGGCGCCCCCGGCGGGGTCTACAACGTCGGCACCGGCCGCGGGCACTCGGTGCGGGAGGTGCTGGCTGCGGCCGAGCTTGTGACCGGCCGGCCCGTGCCGGCCGTCGAGGCGCCCCGCCGCCCCGGCGACCCGGCCCGGCTCGTCGCGGCCCCGGACCGCATCCGCCGGGAGCTGGGCTGGGAGCCCCGCTACGGGCTGGAGGACATCCTCCGCCACGCCTGGCGGTGGCACAGCCGGCAGGGCGGCGGCAGGTCCGGCAGCGCGGGCGGATGGCCCGGTGGATGA
- a CDS encoding GntR family transcriptional regulator, with translation MEPVDRELLTDRVAGRLRTAIEVGHLRPGQRLVEIELSRELGVSRAPLREALRQLEKEGLVENKPGRGCVVVTFTPADVEEIYSLRSAIEALAARLAAARPDPAALDGLDGVIDRLQDPDLQYPDVVEIDLEFHDMLCRLPGHRRLHAVFRMLRSQTRMLLTLFGASAHDPELVVRQHRAIVDALRRGDGEAAARAVLAHLADARADLLAALGVDPTTPLTKEDPS, from the coding sequence ATGGAGCCCGTCGATCGCGAGCTGCTGACCGACCGAGTGGCGGGGCGCCTCCGGACGGCCATCGAGGTCGGGCACCTCCGGCCGGGGCAGCGGCTCGTCGAGATCGAGCTGTCGCGGGAACTCGGCGTCAGCCGGGCGCCTCTCCGGGAGGCGCTGAGACAGCTGGAAAAGGAGGGACTGGTAGAGAACAAGCCGGGCCGCGGCTGCGTGGTGGTCACCTTCACCCCCGCCGACGTCGAGGAGATCTACTCGCTCCGGAGCGCCATCGAGGCGCTGGCCGCGCGCCTCGCCGCGGCGCGGCCCGATCCGGCGGCGCTGGACGGGCTGGACGGGGTCATCGACCGTCTGCAAGATCCTGACCTGCAGTACCCCGACGTGGTGGAGATCGACCTCGAGTTTCACGACATGCTCTGCCGGCTACCCGGGCACCGTCGCCTGCACGCCGTCTTCCGCATGCTCCGGAGCCAGACCCGGATGCTGCTGACGCTCTTCGGCGCCAGCGCCCACGATCCGGAGCTGGTGGTCCGGCAGCACCGGGCCATCGTCGACGCGCTCCGGCGGGGCGACGGGGAAGCCGCAGCACGGGCCGTCCTGGCCCACCTCGCCGACGCTCGGGCGGACCTGCTCGCCGCCCTCGGCGTGGACCCCACGACACCTCTCACGAAGGAGGATCCGTCATGA
- a CDS encoding transketolase C-terminal domain-containing protein — MTALHPPAAIRAARLMDGNLAAAWGARLARAEVLPMYPITPAYPAMEHLTGFVERGELKARFIRVESDHSAMAACVGAALTGARTFTVTSSQGLAYMSEVLHQASGLRLPIVMAVVNRALHAPHSRWPDHGDAISQESSGWLQFFCETVQEVLDTTIQAFRIAQDERVQLPVMVNYEGYILSHAREPVHVPDQAEVDAFLPLIRRRHLDVDNPLAINAASNTEVYWGYKYNQHRAMGAAREVIREVDADFRRRFGREWGGLAEAYRTEGARTLVVTMGSMAASARVAVDRLRDAGRPAGLLKVRAFRPFPADELVAAAAGADLVVVIDRNIVYGAGGAVAREVKGALWGAGLRPRIAGWIAGLGGQDVGVEGIERMVRASEAKDADALREPLWYGLDEGGEGQ, encoded by the coding sequence ATGACTGCGCTCCATCCGCCCGCAGCCATCCGGGCCGCCCGGCTCATGGACGGGAACCTCGCCGCCGCGTGGGGAGCCCGCCTGGCCCGGGCGGAGGTCCTGCCGATGTACCCGATCACCCCCGCCTACCCGGCGATGGAGCACCTGACCGGGTTCGTCGAGCGGGGCGAACTGAAGGCGCGCTTCATCCGCGTGGAGTCCGACCACAGCGCCATGGCGGCCTGCGTCGGCGCCGCCCTGACCGGCGCCCGGACTTTCACCGTCACGAGCTCCCAGGGCCTGGCCTACATGAGCGAGGTGCTCCACCAGGCGTCCGGGCTGCGGCTGCCGATCGTCATGGCGGTGGTGAACCGGGCGCTGCACGCGCCGCACAGCCGCTGGCCCGACCACGGGGACGCCATCTCGCAGGAGAGCTCGGGCTGGCTGCAGTTCTTCTGCGAGACCGTGCAGGAGGTGCTGGACACTACCATCCAGGCGTTCCGGATCGCTCAGGACGAGCGCGTGCAGTTGCCCGTGATGGTGAACTACGAGGGCTACATCCTCAGCCATGCCCGGGAGCCGGTCCACGTTCCCGACCAGGCGGAGGTCGACGCCTTCCTGCCCTTGATCCGGCGCCGGCACCTGGACGTCGACAACCCCCTGGCCATCAACGCCGCTTCCAACACGGAGGTCTACTGGGGTTACAAGTACAACCAGCACCGGGCGATGGGGGCTGCCCGGGAGGTCATCCGGGAGGTCGACGCGGACTTCCGGCGACGCTTCGGCCGGGAGTGGGGCGGCCTCGCCGAGGCGTACCGAACCGAGGGCGCCCGCACCCTCGTCGTCACCATGGGGTCCATGGCCGCGTCGGCCCGGGTGGCGGTCGACCGGCTGCGGGATGCCGGCCGGCCCGCCGGGCTTCTAAAGGTCCGGGCGTTCCGCCCCTTCCCCGCCGATGAACTGGTGGCCGCGGCGGCGGGCGCCGACCTCGTGGTGGTCATCGACCGGAACATCGTGTACGGCGCCGGCGGAGCGGTCGCCCGGGAGGTCAAGGGCGCGCTCTGGGGCGCCGGGCTGCGGCCCCGGATCGCCGGCTGGATCGCCGGGCTCGGCGGCCAGGACGTGGGGGTGGAGGGCATCGAGCGCATGGTGCGGGCCTCCGAGGCGAAGGACGCCGATGCCCTGCGCGAGCCGCTGTGGTACGGCCTCGACGAAGGGGGCGAGGGGCAGTGA
- a CDS encoding TRAP transporter small permease: MMKRSAIPSARVTPGSEAARLRRDRIERFLAAVHRWPDYLAGLATAGMLVSVLLQIGSRLAGKPVAWTEEGTRFLFLWIVFLGIGAGFRKAESARVTYFLTKMPRPVRRLAPHIYAATTIGFFVLVLITGSQLVLQQIRSHELGSALMIPMWLVGISVPASAVLGILGVIESLLVRPELLQVEEE, translated from the coding sequence ATGATGAAACGGTCGGCGATTCCCAGCGCACGGGTCACCCCCGGCTCTGAGGCCGCGAGGCTCCGGAGGGACCGGATCGAACGCTTCCTCGCTGCCGTCCACCGCTGGCCGGACTACCTGGCCGGCCTCGCCACGGCTGGGATGCTGGTATCCGTCCTGCTTCAGATCGGAAGCCGGCTGGCCGGAAAGCCTGTCGCCTGGACGGAGGAAGGCACCCGCTTCCTCTTCCTATGGATCGTCTTCCTGGGCATCGGCGCGGGGTTCCGCAAGGCCGAGTCGGCCCGGGTGACCTACTTCCTGACCAAGATGCCCCGGCCCGTCCGCCGGCTTGCCCCGCACATCTACGCCGCCACCACCATCGGCTTCTTCGTCCTGGTCCTGATCACCGGCTCCCAGCTGGTACTCCAGCAGATCCGGAGCCACGAGCTGGGCTCCGCCCTCATGATCCCGATGTGGCTGGTGGGCATCAGCGTGCCCGCCTCCGCGGTGCTCGGGATCCTCGGCGTCATCGAGTCGCTGCTCGTGCGGCCCGAACTGCTGCAGGTCGAGGAGGAGTGA
- a CDS encoding DeoR/GlpR family DNA-binding transcription regulator, whose product MLPAERRDRIVRELRKDRFLSVTELAGRLGASISTIRRDLAELEQEGVIVRTHGGAGLNTAGLPKEMAGSVRALQQVPQKQSIGRATARLLANMSTAILDGGTTTLEVARALNPTRHLRVITDSVEIAWELRDRENVTVILTGGIMRRSAYNLFGSLAEQALAGLHAEVCVMGCSGLSLTEGLTKHDIEALPVRRRMVEVSSRLIVVADSTKLGRVGLVAVCGVDRIHTLVTDSGIPPAFRAALEEQGVEVIIADA is encoded by the coding sequence ATGTTGCCTGCGGAGCGCCGTGACCGGATCGTCCGGGAACTGCGGAAAGACCGTTTCCTGTCGGTGACGGAGCTGGCTGGCCGGCTTGGAGCCTCCATCTCCACCATCCGCCGGGACCTGGCCGAGCTGGAGCAAGAGGGCGTGATCGTCCGGACGCACGGCGGCGCCGGCCTGAACACCGCCGGACTCCCGAAGGAGATGGCCGGATCGGTCCGGGCGCTGCAGCAGGTCCCCCAGAAGCAGTCAATCGGCCGGGCGACCGCCAGGCTGCTCGCCAACATGAGCACCGCCATCCTCGATGGCGGCACGACTACCCTGGAGGTGGCCCGGGCCCTCAACCCGACCCGCCACCTGCGGGTGATCACGGACAGCGTCGAGATCGCCTGGGAGCTGCGTGACCGGGAGAACGTCACGGTGATCCTCACAGGTGGCATCATGCGCCGCAGTGCGTACAACCTTTTCGGATCTCTGGCCGAGCAGGCGCTTGCCGGCCTGCACGCCGAGGTCTGCGTCATGGGCTGCTCCGGTCTCTCGCTTACGGAGGGCTTGACCAAGCACGACATCGAGGCCCTTCCCGTTCGCCGCCGCATGGTCGAGGTGAGCAGTCGCCTCATCGTGGTCGCCGACTCGACGAAGCTGGGCCGGGTGGGCCTGGTGGCCGTCTGCGGCGTCGACCGGATCCACACCCTGGTGACGGACTCGGGCATCCCGCCGGCGTTCCGGGCCGCTCTGGAAGAGCAGGGTGTCGAAGTGATCATCGCCGATGCCTGA
- a CDS encoding thiamine pyrophosphate-dependent enzyme — MSVPLEPVEPWLTGGHLACPGCGAALAIRLAGHALGRRSIVAVPASCAGTIGANSLHTAWQIPFFHTLFESAPAVAAGIRAGLEAQGIEDVHVVSWAGDAGTGDIGLQALSAAAERNDDILHVCYDNELAMNTGGQADGATPLASRSSVTPGGKLTPKKDLPAILAAHGVPYVATASVAYPEDFLAKLRKASLIRGFRYIHVLAPCHVGWDIPPEQSIRVTRMATTSGLWPLYEIENGVKRQTVIPEPKVPVREYVRAQGRFRTLDEAQVEALQRWVDSRDA, encoded by the coding sequence GTGAGCGTGCCGCTCGAACCGGTCGAGCCCTGGCTGACCGGCGGCCACCTGGCCTGCCCGGGCTGCGGGGCGGCCCTGGCCATCCGGCTGGCGGGTCACGCCCTGGGGCGGCGGAGCATCGTCGCCGTGCCGGCGTCGTGCGCCGGCACGATCGGCGCGAACAGTCTCCACACGGCCTGGCAGATCCCGTTCTTCCACACGCTGTTCGAGTCGGCGCCGGCCGTCGCAGCCGGCATCCGGGCCGGCCTGGAGGCGCAGGGGATCGAGGACGTGCACGTCGTCTCCTGGGCGGGCGACGCCGGGACCGGGGACATCGGGCTGCAGGCGCTCTCGGCGGCGGCCGAGCGGAACGACGACATCCTCCACGTTTGCTACGACAACGAGCTGGCCATGAACACGGGCGGCCAGGCCGATGGCGCCACGCCCCTGGCGTCGCGCAGCAGCGTCACCCCAGGCGGAAAGCTCACGCCCAAGAAGGACCTGCCGGCGATCCTCGCCGCCCACGGGGTGCCGTACGTGGCGACCGCGTCGGTGGCCTACCCCGAGGACTTCCTGGCCAAGCTCCGCAAGGCCAGCCTGATCCGGGGCTTCCGCTACATTCACGTGCTGGCGCCGTGCCACGTCGGGTGGGACATCCCGCCGGAGCAGTCGATCCGAGTGACCCGCATGGCGACCACCAGCGGGCTGTGGCCGCTCTACGAGATCGAGAACGGGGTGAAGCGGCAGACCGTCATCCCCGAGCCGAAGGTCCCGGTGCGGGAGTACGTCCGGGCCCAGGGGCGGTTCCGTACCCTCGACGAGGCCCAGGTCGAGGCGCTGCAGCGCTGGGTCGACTCCCGGGACGCGTAG
- a CDS encoding 4Fe-4S binding protein codes for MRPADLPVTPAARSGTLRARAKMAAWRTRRPVTDPNKCDLCMVCVTFCPEGARRVVGSMTDADLDICKGCGICAVECPRGAIEMVPELEVAGR; via the coding sequence ATGCGTCCCGCGGATCTGCCAGTTACCCCGGCGGCGCGGTCCGGCACCCTGCGCGCGCGGGCGAAGATGGCCGCCTGGCGGACCCGGAGGCCCGTCACCGACCCGAACAAGTGCGACCTGTGCATGGTCTGCGTGACGTTCTGTCCCGAAGGCGCCCGGCGCGTGGTGGGCTCCATGACCGATGCAGACCTCGACATCTGCAAGGGGTGCGGCATCTGCGCGGTCGAGTGCCCGCGGGGGGCCATCGAGATGGTGCCCGAGCTGGAGGTGGCCGGCCGATGA
- a CDS encoding TRAP transporter large permease: MSLTLLLLFGVLVLFGVPLATALGIASAITLALFTDIPLNLVAQSMFSSMNSFLMVAVPLFILAGLLMDEGGLGEKIFDFANAIVGWLPGGLGQVNVVSSMVFAGMSGSSVADIASIGLIEITSMTKNGYPKGYATALTLVTSVLATIIPPSILMVIAGSVANESIGRLLVAGLVPGLLIGGAFMLYNHIYCVRHGYGKRIPFDPRAAAAKTLTALPALLVPAVLMYGIVGGFFTPTEAAGIAVLYTILIALLVYRNVNLRQLPGFFFRTAKLTGTILFIAVTAKMAGWIFAYDALPAKIAALLTRISTSPTVIMLLTVLFLIIVGMFMDATASLFILIPILLPPLQAVGIDPVHFLVVMVITLSLGLVTPPVGVCLFAVSNLTDLSLEQVTRESLGLMAILAAAVLLIALVPQIVLGPLQWIGI, encoded by the coding sequence ATGAGCCTCACGCTCCTCCTGCTCTTTGGCGTCCTGGTCCTCTTCGGGGTGCCGCTGGCAACCGCCCTGGGGATCGCGTCGGCCATCACACTGGCCCTTTTCACGGACATTCCGCTGAACCTGGTAGCCCAGTCCATGTTCTCCTCGATGAACTCCTTCCTGATGGTGGCCGTGCCGCTCTTCATCCTGGCCGGCCTCCTGATGGACGAAGGCGGCCTCGGCGAGAAGATCTTCGACTTCGCCAACGCCATCGTGGGGTGGCTGCCCGGCGGGCTGGGTCAGGTGAACGTCGTCTCCTCCATGGTCTTTGCCGGCATGTCGGGCTCTTCGGTGGCAGACATCGCTTCCATCGGGCTCATCGAGATCACGTCGATGACCAAGAACGGCTACCCGAAGGGGTATGCGACCGCCTTGACGCTGGTGACCTCGGTCCTGGCCACGATCATCCCGCCCTCGATCCTGATGGTGATCGCAGGCTCGGTGGCCAACGAATCCATCGGCCGCCTGCTGGTGGCGGGACTCGTCCCCGGGCTGCTGATCGGCGGGGCGTTCATGTTGTATAACCATATCTACTGCGTCAGGCACGGGTATGGAAAGCGCATCCCCTTCGACCCTCGCGCGGCCGCTGCCAAGACGCTCACGGCCCTGCCGGCGCTGCTGGTCCCGGCGGTGCTGATGTACGGGATCGTGGGCGGCTTCTTCACGCCGACGGAGGCTGCCGGTATTGCGGTGCTGTACACGATCCTGATCGCCCTGCTGGTCTACCGGAACGTGAATCTCCGCCAGCTGCCTGGCTTCTTCTTCCGGACGGCCAAGCTGACCGGCACCATCCTCTTCATCGCCGTCACTGCCAAGATGGCCGGTTGGATCTTCGCCTACGACGCCCTGCCGGCAAAGATCGCGGCGCTTCTCACCCGGATCTCCACCAGCCCGACCGTGATCATGCTGCTGACGGTGCTCTTCCTGATCATCGTGGGCATGTTCATGGACGCCACAGCCTCCCTCTTCATCCTTATCCCGATCCTCCTGCCGCCGCTGCAGGCGGTCGGCATCGACCCGGTTCACTTCCTCGTGGTGATGGTGATCACGCTTTCCCTCGGGCTCGTGACCCCGCCCGTCGGCGTCTGCCTCTTCGCCGTGTCGAACCTGACCGACCTGAGCCTGGAACAGGTCACCAGGGAGTCTCTGGGGCTGATGGCCATCCTCGCTGCTGCCGTCTTGCTGATCGCCCTCGTGCCGCAGATCGTCCTGGGACCGCTGCAGTGGATCGGAATCTAG
- a CDS encoding basic amino acid ABC transporter substrate-binding protein — protein sequence MKRLALVGVILSLVLSMAGCGGGQPAAPQSGQSSATQSSPQSQPAAQAPSAPQPSAGAAPQAPEGGHIAAIKKAGKLVIGTSADYPPFESLDQNNNIVGFDIDLAREIAKELGVELEVLNITFDGLIPALLAKKFDFMIAGLTITEERKKSVDFSKPYMSGGNAIVVHKDTQGISKLDDLKGKTIAVQLGSAQDQIASKVEGAQVKRYPLYTDAAMAVATKQVDSMILHSVVAKAFVAQDPRLKMVAELDPVDTGIAFRPDSDDLREFVDQVLDKMKQDGRMDALVKKWFK from the coding sequence ATGAAGCGCCTGGCCCTGGTAGGAGTCATCCTGAGCCTCGTCCTCAGCATGGCGGGCTGTGGAGGCGGTCAGCCGGCCGCACCGCAATCGGGCCAGAGCTCGGCCACGCAGTCATCGCCACAGTCCCAGCCCGCGGCGCAGGCCCCGTCCGCGCCCCAGCCGTCCGCCGGCGCAGCGCCTCAGGCACCCGAGGGCGGGCACATCGCGGCGATCAAGAAGGCGGGCAAGCTCGTGATCGGCACCTCGGCGGACTACCCGCCCTTCGAGTCCCTCGACCAGAACAACAACATCGTCGGCTTCGACATCGACCTGGCGCGGGAGATCGCCAAGGAGCTGGGGGTCGAGCTGGAGGTCCTGAACATCACCTTTGACGGGCTCATCCCGGCCCTCCTGGCCAAGAAGTTCGACTTCATGATCGCCGGGCTCACCATCACCGAGGAGCGAAAGAAGAGCGTCGACTTCTCCAAGCCCTACATGTCCGGCGGCAACGCGATCGTGGTCCACAAGGACACGCAGGGGATCTCGAAGCTCGACGACCTGAAGGGCAAGACGATCGCCGTGCAGCTCGGCAGCGCCCAGGACCAGATCGCCTCCAAGGTCGAGGGGGCCCAGGTCAAGCGCTATCCGCTGTACACCGACGCCGCCATGGCGGTGGCCACGAAGCAGGTCGACTCGATGATCCTGCACAGCGTCGTGGCCAAGGCGTTCGTGGCCCAGGACCCGCGCCTGAAGATGGTGGCCGAACTCGACCCCGTCGACACCGGGATCGCCTTCCGGCCCGACTCGGACGACCTGCGGGAGTTCGTCGACCAGGTGCTTGACAAGATGAAGCAGGACGGCCGCATGGATGCGCTCGTGAAGAAGTGGTTCAAGTAG
- a CDS encoding amino acid ABC transporter permease, producing the protein MDFGIIRSSLPFLLQGAVRTIEITVLAVAIGIALGTVLGLARLSRVTWIAAAAEVYIEVIRGTPLLVQLFMVFYGIPQVLQIHMNEFVAGVVAFGLNSAAYVAEIIRAGIQSIDRGQTEAALSLGLPPLSVMRYVILPQAFKRILPPLVNEFTSLLKNSSLVATISVVELTRAAQLITARTFKAFEMLTTISVIYLVMTLSLSRVARALERRWRVSD; encoded by the coding sequence ATGGATTTCGGGATCATCCGCTCGTCGCTGCCCTTCCTTCTCCAGGGGGCCGTCCGGACGATCGAGATCACCGTCCTCGCCGTGGCGATCGGGATCGCGCTGGGCACGGTCCTGGGGCTCGCCCGCCTGTCCCGGGTGACCTGGATCGCCGCGGCGGCCGAGGTTTACATCGAGGTCATCCGCGGCACGCCCCTGCTCGTACAGCTGTTCATGGTGTTCTACGGGATTCCCCAGGTCCTGCAGATCCACATGAACGAGTTCGTCGCCGGCGTCGTCGCCTTCGGGCTGAACTCCGCCGCCTACGTCGCGGAGATCATCCGGGCGGGGATCCAGTCGATCGACCGGGGGCAGACGGAGGCCGCGCTGTCGCTCGGGCTGCCGCCGCTCAGCGTGATGCGCTACGTCATCCTGCCGCAGGCCTTCAAGCGCATCCTGCCGCCGCTGGTCAACGAGTTCACGTCCCTCCTCAAGAACTCGTCCCTGGTGGCCACCATCTCCGTGGTCGAGCTCACCCGGGCGGCCCAGCTCATCACCGCCCGCACGTTCAAGGCCTTCGAGATGCTGACCACCATCTCGGTCATCTACCTGGTCATGACCCTGTCCCTCTCCCGGGTCGCCCGGGCTCTCGAGCGGAGGTGGCGGGTCAGTGATTAG
- a CDS encoding amino acid ABC transporter ATP-binding protein has product MIRTVDLGKRFGSLEVLRGINLHVRQGEVVCVIGPSGSGKSTLLRCINFLEQPTSGEVWVDGKRVEPGPGLQAVRREVGMVFQRFNLFPHMNVLQNIMLAPVKVRGMAPAEAEELALQLLAKVGLRDKARAFPNHLSGGQQQRVAIARALAMRPRAMLFDEPTSALDPEMIKEVLEVMQELAAEGMTMLVVTHEMGFAREVADRVIFMDEGRIVEEGPPGQVFSEPAHERTRAFLSKVL; this is encoded by the coding sequence GTGATTAGGACCGTCGACCTCGGCAAGCGCTTCGGTTCGCTCGAGGTCCTGCGCGGCATCAACCTGCACGTGCGGCAGGGCGAGGTCGTCTGCGTCATCGGCCCGAGCGGCTCCGGCAAGAGCACACTCCTCCGGTGCATCAACTTCCTCGAGCAGCCCACCTCCGGCGAGGTGTGGGTGGACGGGAAGCGGGTTGAACCCGGCCCCGGGCTGCAGGCGGTCCGGCGCGAGGTCGGGATGGTGTTCCAGCGCTTCAACCTGTTCCCGCACATGAACGTGCTGCAGAACATCATGCTCGCGCCGGTGAAGGTCCGCGGGATGGCCCCCGCGGAGGCAGAGGAGCTGGCGCTTCAGCTCCTGGCCAAGGTGGGCCTGCGCGACAAGGCCCGGGCCTTCCCCAACCACCTCTCCGGGGGGCAGCAGCAGCGGGTCGCCATCGCCCGGGCGCTGGCCATGCGCCCGCGGGCCATGCTCTTCGACGAGCCGACCTCGGCGCTGGACCCCGAGATGATCAAGGAAGTCCTGGAGGTCATGCAGGAACTGGCCGCGGAGGGCATGACGATGCTGGTCGTCACCCACGAGATGGGCTTCGCCCGGGAGGTGGCGGACCGGGTGATCTTCATGGACGAGGGCCGGATCGTGGAGGAGGGCCCGCCCGGGCAGGTCTTCTCCGAGCCCGCTCACGAGCGCACGCGGGCCTTCCTGAGCAAGGTCCTCTGA